TTTTATCGTTTAATGTTGAGAGAAGGAAACTCGCCAAGTGAGGCTTTAAGATTAGCTCAGATAGAAATGCAAACTGAAACTCGCTGGAAATCTCCTTATTATTGGTCGGCTTTTGTTTTGCAGGGAGAATGGCGCTAGTTTCATTGAAAAGTAGTCCAATTTTTCGGATGATTTTGCGCTAAAATTAGTAGTAGAGACGTTGATTGCAACCTCTCTACAAGTTTAGGATTCATAGCAAACAGTTGTATATTTGAGATAAATCGATCGCTAAAATTAAGCTGACCAAAGCGTCACTAACCCAGTAAGCTGTAATTTGGTAGCTAATTCTCCCCAAATTCAAACATTCCGATGACGACAACGACTTGGACTCAGCAACATATTCTTTCGTTAGCAGATTTTTCACCTGCTGAGTATGATACGGTATTACAAACGGCAGCGAGTTTTCGTGAAGTTCTCTCTCGACGCACTAAGAAAGTCCCTGCTTTACAAGGTGTGGTAGTAGCGAATTTATTTTTTGAACCTTCTACTCGGACTCGCAGTAGTTTTGAGTTAGCAGCGAAGCGTTTGTCTGCGGATACACTCAATTTTGCACCGGGAACGTCTTCGTTGACCAAAGGAGAAACAATTTTAGACACAGCGAAGACTTATTTAGCGATGGGAGCGAATATCATGGTTATTCGTCATCAAGAAGCAGGTGTTCCCAGTGCGATCGCGCACGAAATGGATCGACTTGGTACTGGTGCGAGTATACTTAATGCAGGTGACGGACAACATCAACATCCTTCTCAAGCTTTACTGGATTTATTTACGATTTGTTCTCTGCTCGATACAGACAATCCTCGCATCGAACTGTTAAAAGGAAAAAAAGTAGCGATCGTTGGTGATATTTTACATTCTCGAGTCGCTCGCTCGAATATTTATAGCCTGACTGCGGCTGGTGCTGACGTACATTTAGCCGCACCACCGACATTATTACCCAAATTATTCGCGGATACCGTGGAAAGTAAGCAACCAGGAAAATTATCTTTGCATTGGGAAATCGAACCCGCGTTAGCAAATGCTGATTTTGTCATGACATTGCGCTTACAAAAAGAAAGAATGACCCAGCACTTGTTACCGAGTTTGCGAGAATATCATCAACTATACGGGATAACGCGCGATCGCCTCCAATTATGTCAACCTGATGTCAAGATTTTACATCCTGGACCCGTTAACCGAGGTGTAGAAATTAGTTCCGATCTTATGGACGATCCTCAGTTAAGTTTAATTGGCAAACAAGTAACTAGCGGCGTAGCAATTCGTATGGCTTTATTGTATCTCATTGGTAGCGGGAAAACCTAAAATTAACAAT
The sequence above is drawn from the Oscillatoria salina IIICB1 genome and encodes:
- a CDS encoding aspartate carbamoyltransferase catalytic subunit, producing MTTTTWTQQHILSLADFSPAEYDTVLQTAASFREVLSRRTKKVPALQGVVVANLFFEPSTRTRSSFELAAKRLSADTLNFAPGTSSLTKGETILDTAKTYLAMGANIMVIRHQEAGVPSAIAHEMDRLGTGASILNAGDGQHQHPSQALLDLFTICSLLDTDNPRIELLKGKKVAIVGDILHSRVARSNIYSLTAAGADVHLAAPPTLLPKLFADTVESKQPGKLSLHWEIEPALANADFVMTLRLQKERMTQHLLPSLREYHQLYGITRDRLQLCQPDVKILHPGPVNRGVEISSDLMDDPQLSLIGKQVTSGVAIRMALLYLIGSGKT